In Croceicoccus sp. Ery15, a genomic segment contains:
- a CDS encoding SH3 domain-containing protein yields MTDHAASTLAGQSFALSGISTRFDPAHTPVRGDLAHVALAGKVFVPHYAVPMPHSAIQATPVFLKPSKEADPVGALTEGGVFDVLDMAGGWAWGVISGGDNGDPLEFGPVGYVPLSLLKACA; encoded by the coding sequence TTGACCGACCATGCCGCCAGCACACTAGCCGGACAATCGTTCGCGCTTTCGGGGATCAGCACCCGTTTCGATCCGGCCCATACGCCGGTACGCGGCGATCTTGCGCATGTGGCATTGGCGGGCAAGGTGTTCGTGCCGCATTATGCCGTGCCCATGCCGCACAGCGCCATACAGGCGACGCCCGTCTTTCTGAAGCCATCGAAAGAGGCCGATCCGGTCGGCGCCCTGACCGAAGGCGGCGTTTTCGACGTGCTGGATATGGCGGGCGGCTGGGCGTGGGGTGTGATCTCGGGCGGCGATAATGGCGATCCGCTCGAATTCGGGCCGGTGGGCTATGTGCCGCTTTCCCTGCTGAAGGCCTGCGCGTGA
- a CDS encoding M17 family metallopeptidase — MTEKTALIQPDRGQDAIPIHLVNKDGFDDWAKTLSGPQRAALKAQGFSGKGYETAIVPDSSDAGWFAVGGVADPDALSSWCMAKLAEKLPAGTYRRAGGEPGPALYGWQTAQYSFTRYREDKDAEGPRILLTGEVALIDEAMAEAAAASLVRDMVNTPAEDMGPEAIEAEVAQIAKAFDADITVTRGDALESGYPMVHAVGRAAARAHAPRLIEMEWGPKDAPRIAIVGKGVSFDSGGLDVKSSAGMLLMKKDMGGSAHALALAKLVMERGLKVRLHLIIPTVENAISGNAFRPGDVLKSRKGLTVEITNTDAEGRLILGDALTRASEEAPELIVDFATLTGAARVALGPDLPGLFTRRDETADEMLAAGKAHDDAVWRLPLEETYRDMLKSGIADIANSASGGFAGATTAALFLDRFVGKDIDWVHLDTFAWRPAAKPGRPKGGAALGLRAAWHMLKARYGRP, encoded by the coding sequence ATGACCGAAAAGACTGCGCTGATCCAGCCCGATCGCGGACAGGACGCGATCCCCATCCATCTTGTGAACAAGGACGGTTTCGACGACTGGGCCAAGACCCTGTCGGGACCGCAACGCGCCGCGCTGAAGGCGCAGGGTTTTAGCGGCAAGGGGTATGAAACCGCCATCGTGCCCGACAGCTCTGACGCGGGCTGGTTCGCGGTAGGCGGCGTGGCCGACCCCGATGCGCTGTCAAGCTGGTGCATGGCCAAGCTGGCCGAGAAACTGCCCGCGGGCACCTATCGCCGCGCGGGCGGTGAGCCGGGTCCGGCCCTATACGGCTGGCAGACCGCGCAATACAGCTTTACCCGATACCGCGAGGACAAGGACGCCGAAGGGCCGCGCATATTGCTGACGGGCGAAGTCGCGCTGATCGACGAAGCCATGGCCGAGGCCGCGGCCGCCAGCCTTGTGCGCGATATGGTGAACACCCCTGCCGAGGATATGGGCCCCGAAGCGATCGAAGCCGAGGTCGCGCAGATCGCCAAGGCATTCGATGCCGATATCACCGTTACCCGCGGCGACGCGCTGGAAAGCGGATATCCGATGGTCCACGCCGTGGGCCGCGCCGCCGCCCGTGCCCATGCCCCCCGCCTGATCGAGATGGAATGGGGCCCGAAAGACGCACCCCGCATCGCGATCGTGGGCAAGGGCGTCAGCTTTGATTCGGGCGGGCTGGACGTGAAGAGCAGCGCAGGCATGCTGCTGATGAAAAAGGACATGGGCGGTTCGGCCCATGCGCTGGCGCTGGCGAAGCTGGTGATGGAACGCGGGCTGAAGGTGCGGCTGCATCTGATCATTCCGACCGTCGAAAACGCCATTTCGGGCAATGCGTTTCGCCCGGGCGACGTGCTGAAATCGCGCAAGGGCCTGACTGTCGAGATTACCAATACCGACGCCGAGGGTCGCCTGATACTGGGCGACGCGCTGACCCGCGCAAGCGAGGAAGCGCCCGAGCTGATCGTCGATTTCGCCACGCTGACCGGCGCGGCGCGTGTGGCGCTGGGGCCGGACCTGCCGGGCCTGTTCACCCGCCGCGACGAAACGGCGGATGAAATGCTGGCCGCAGGTAAGGCGCATGACGACGCGGTCTGGCGCCTGCCACTGGAGGAAACCTATCGCGACATGCTGAAAAGCGGCATCGCCGATATCGCCAATTCGGCCAGTGGCGGTTTCGCGGGCGCGACCACGGCGGCGCTGTTCCTTGACCGCTTTGTCGGCAAGGACATCGACTGGGTGCATTTAGATACATTCGCATGGCGCCCCGCGGCCAAGCCCGGCAGGCCCAAGGGCGGCGCGGCACTGGGATTGCGCGCAGCGTGGCACATGTTGAAGGCGCGCTACGGGCGGCCCTGA